AGCGATTCAAAGAAGAAACTGGAGAAATCGACGCGGGGGAAATCAGGGCGATCGCTATTATTATATAGAAAACAGAATTTTTCCCTATTATCCTATAAGAGATAGAATTTATTATTAATTAATTAAAAGTTATGCGGTGGTGGGTTTTAAGACAGAGAGTTGGCGCGATCGCTCAAACAAGAAAAGTTCGAGCTATGACTGGAACGAATAGGTATCGCTCCAGCCAAAGTTATTATTAGCAAGAAGCTAGTTTCTCTTTGACGGACTGATAAATATTTTTATCTTCCTGTTTTTTCCGTTTGAGTTGTTCTTTAAAAAGTTCTACTTGACGCATACTAGGATGCTGTCGATAAATATCTATTAGCCAATCTACACAAGCTAATCTAGCTTTATACTTGGTTAAATCTGTCATTATTCCCTCCTTTATGTGGAAATATTTCAAACCTGAAGCGGTCTTGTTGGAAGTTCAGTTGTCTCCGTTGGCAAAGTAAGCATAAGTGCCGATAGTAGCAGCTAAAAGCCAGCCCAAAACTAAAACGCTAACTAATAGAGTTGTCATGATGTTTCTCCTCAGTAAAATACTGAATTTGAGTTACGAACACAACTTAACAATTATGTCTAGCAATTTTAGTGTTTTTTAATAAACCTCGGAAATTGTCACATAGAGCAATAGAATTCTCATGCTGGTAAAAAACTTGAGAGTGTGCGTCTATGAGGGCGGGATCGCCAATTTTTAGTGGTTTCGCATCCTGTGTTTCTAGTACTTCAACTCAACGGTGATGAGAAACTAATTATGCTCGACGGTCTTTATGAGTCAATGATTGGAGCGCGATAAGCCTTCGGCATGGCTTCGCTACGCTTCAAGAATGAGACTTCTTATCTTTAAATTTGGGAATGCTGAGGGTGAGAAATTAATTATGCAACCCTCTTCATGTCCACCACAACCATTTTCTTTGAAACTACTACTGCTGCTAGAAAGCTTACGATACTCTTCAGCCTATGATTGACGCAAGCTTAGACTGTAACGCAATTACCTACAATAAAGCAGATGAGGAGTTAGTTAAGTGGCTGGTACATGACAGCTATTGTCAGGCTGGAACTAAGGAAAGAATTTATCCCTATCCTGTCAGCATCATTAGTAAGTCTGACAAAACTACTCTTTATCAATACCAAGACCTACAAATAGAACAGAAGTTTATTCCTCCTGCCGATTGGGAATTTGTTGCTCAAGATGGTCAAGGAAAGATAATCGATAAAACTTGGTGGGGCTATGAAGATGGTTCAATTGATGTGGGGTTTTATATTGAGAATTTTCTTACAAAGGCAATAAAAAAACAATGCGAGGTGGTGCAGTAATTACAGGGAACTATCGCTATCTACTTTGGCGTGAATGGGACAGCAGCAGCAAAACTGTTTCCTTCATCATGCTCAATCCTAGTCGTGCCGATGCCCAAATTAACGATCCTACTATCACTCGCTGCATTAACTTTGCTAGGTTGTGGGGCTATGGCAGATTAGAAGTAGTTAATCTCTTTGCCTATCGAACACCTAAGCCATCACTACTCAAGCAAGCAGCCGAACCAATCGGCAGAGATAACGATCGCTATATTCTAGAAACTGTTTTAAAGAGCGATCGCATCATCCTAGCCTGGGGTAATCATGGTACTTGGCAACAACAAGATTTATATATTCTTGAGTTATTACAAAATCATAATCATCTCTACTCTTTAGGCATTACAAAAAGAGGTTGTCCCCGTCATCCTTTGTATCTTCGCAGTACAATTAAGCCTCAGATATACGGTGCGATCGAGAATCGAGGTAATCTAAGTAGAGAATTCTAATGCACTCGATGAGCATCACTGACTATCAACCTCCAGTTGCAGAATTACTCAATTACGGTGAATGTCGCGATTACAAAAAATGGCGCAACTATGTTCGGGAGCTAAATCTTGAAGATAAACACATACCCGAACTGATAAAGATGGCGACGGATGAAGAACTGAATCTAGCTGACTCAGATAGCAAAGAAGTTTGGAGTCCCGTTCATGCTTGGCGGGCATTAGGTCAACTAAAAGCAATTGAAGCTCTCAAACCTTTATTAGAATTGTTAAACGACCGAGATGATGACTGGATTAGCGGCGATTTTCCTACCCTCTGTACGCTGATTGGTAAAGATTCTATTCCTCTACTCAAAGAATTTTTAGCCGATTCTTCTAACGATTTATATGCTAGAAGTAATGCAGCAGAAAGTCTGGAGGCTATTTGTTATAAGTATCCCGAAACCCGCGAATCAAATATAGCTATTATTGCTCAAGAATTAGAGAAATTTAAAGTTAACGACCCCACTTTGAGTGCTTTGTTGATTTGCAACTTGATGGATTTAGAGGCAGTTGAAACAATCGCAGTCATAGAACGTGCTTTTAAAGCCAATCGCGTAGATACTTTTATTGTTGGAGATTGGGAAGATATTCAAGTAGATTTTGGGCTAAAAACCCGTGAAGAACTTCAAAGTAGTCGTTTGTCTGAGAAGCAAATTTTTGATTCGTTATTTCCAGCTAGTCGCAAAACTAAGACAGCTAAAGGATTTGGTTCTAATCAGACCAATAGTAAAAAGAAGAAATCTCACAAATCTTCTGGCAAAAGAAAAAAAGGATAGTTTTACTGGAAGGGCATAATGACTATCTTCGGATTGATTTTCTCCGCCATTTGAAATGAACATCGACACCAATCCTGAAATCCAAGAGTTCTTACGGAAATACGATCGCCTGCTCCTAGACGAACGAGGAATCATTAAATTAAAACCTGCTGACTTCTATCAGAGTTTAGACTACACAGACCTCAGAGTTTGGTGTATCTGTCGGGCTATCTATCAAATTCCC
This window of the Myxosarcina sp. GI1 genome carries:
- a CDS encoding endonuclease, giving the protein MTTLLVSVLVLGWLLAATIGTYAYFANGDN
- a CDS encoding DUF1643 domain-containing protein, translating into MRGGAVITGNYRYLLWREWDSSSKTVSFIMLNPSRADAQINDPTITRCINFARLWGYGRLEVVNLFAYRTPKPSLLKQAAEPIGRDNDRYILETVLKSDRIILAWGNHGTWQQQDLYILELLQNHNHLYSLGITKRGCPRHPLYLRSTIKPQIYGAIENRGNLSREF
- a CDS encoding DUF1186 domain-containing protein, which translates into the protein MSITDYQPPVAELLNYGECRDYKKWRNYVRELNLEDKHIPELIKMATDEELNLADSDSKEVWSPVHAWRALGQLKAIEALKPLLELLNDRDDDWISGDFPTLCTLIGKDSIPLLKEFLADSSNDLYARSNAAESLEAICYKYPETRESNIAIIAQELEKFKVNDPTLSALLICNLMDLEAVETIAVIERAFKANRVDTFIVGDWEDIQVDFGLKTREELQSSRLSEKQIFDSLFPASRKTKTAKGFGSNQTNSKKKKSHKSSGKRKKG